A part of Arachis hypogaea cultivar Tifrunner chromosome 12, arahy.Tifrunner.gnm2.J5K5, whole genome shotgun sequence genomic DNA contains:
- the LOC140176585 gene encoding serine/threonine-protein phosphatase 7 long form homolog has product MAGLYHLARLNDRWFRLDEALELLGVIPPPSQVQKYAVNCSWFQETFGECPEDADEDTVRRYARAYIMMLLGTQLFADKSGNRIHIRWLPYVVRLEELGTYSWGSAALAWLYRCMCRVANRHVVKLAGPLQLLQSWIFWRFPRFRPAGYETFSWPLASRWSGYNPSGSKKGPRVAMWRLRIDRLQDREFIWMPYSSPDVLQVLHPEVLEPRHMALWHSVTALIYFAVIEWHQIDRVLPQFGGVQPPPLPALNIDFLMSKDGRGGDRWFPSYLQKWHLYWDSRQESVLRFDVVADPGPSHEFLEWWSQHGKRFLYPDTQMGDPRAVPVPVEASQRGPGRVPDMDRPEDVPDRRRVERRMGVGTRRSQHEWR; this is encoded by the exons atggcaggtctataccatcttgcaaggTTGAACGACCGATGGTTCCGGCTAGACGAGGCCCTT GAGTTGCTCGGAGTTATACCTCCTCCTAGTcaggttcagaagtacgcagtgaactgcagctggtttcaggagacTTTTGGTGAGTGCCCTGAGGATGCAGATGAGGACACTGTGCGCCGATATGcccgtgcgtacatcatgatgttgttgggcacgcAGCTGTTTGCGGACAAGTCCGGGAACCGgattcacatcagatggcttccgTATGTAGTGAGGCTGGAGGAGCTGGGTACCTACAGCTGGGGTTCTGCAGCACTGGcttggttgtaccggtgcatgtgccgagtggcgaACAGACATGTCGTCAAGTTAGCGGGCCCGCTTCAGCTACTTCAGTCTTGGATCTTTTGGCGCTTTCCTCGGTTTAGGCCTGCAGGATATGAGACGTTCAGCTGGCCGTTGGCCTCGAG ATGGTCAGGTTACAACCCTTCCGGGAGCAAGAAGGGTCCTAGAGTGGCGATGTGGAGGCTCAGGATAGACCGGTTACAGGACAGGGAG TTTATATGGATGCCGTACAGTAGCCCCGACGTACTTCAGGTACTGCATCCAGAGGTTTTGGAGCCTCGGCATATGGCGTTGTGGCACTCTGTGACCGCGCTGATCTACTTTGCtgtcatagagtggcatcagatagatCGTGTTCTTCCGCAGTTTGGAGGGGTACAGCCCCCTCCGCTtcccgccctgaacatcgactttctgatgtccAAGGATGGGAGAGGGGGCGATCGATGGTTCCCGTCTTATTTGCAGAAGTGGCATCTCTACTGGGACTCTCGTCAGGAGAGTGTGCTGAGGTTCGATGTTGTTGCCGACCCCGGACCGTCGCATGAGTTCCTTGAGTGGTGGAGTCAGCATGGGAAGAGGTTCTTGTATCCGGACACGCAGATGGGGGATCCGAGAGCAGTTCCGGTTCCAGTTGAGGCCTCACAGCGGGGTCCGGGACGAGTTCCTGACATGGATCGTCCTGAGGACGTGCCGGACAGGCGTAGGGTTGAGAGGAGGATGGGTGTGGGGACACGGCGGAGCCAGCATGAGTGGAGGTAG